One Athene noctua chromosome 28, bAthNoc1.hap1.1, whole genome shotgun sequence DNA window includes the following coding sequences:
- the NFU1 gene encoding NFU1 iron-sulfur cluster scaffold homolog, mitochondrial isoform X4, producing the protein MDFFASGLPVVTDEAPRTDTAASEEDDEVVLMIKELLDTRIRPTVQEDGGDVIYKGFEDGIVQLKLQGSCTSCPSSIITLKNGIQNMLQFYIPEVEGVEQVVDDDDDMEKEANST; encoded by the exons ATGGATTTCTTTGCCTCTGGCTTACCTGTAGTTACTGATGAGGCACCTAGGACAGATACGG ctGCATCAGAAGAAGACGATGAAGTTGTGCTGATGATCAAAGAACTGCTGGATACAAGAATAAG GCCGACAGTGCAAGAAGATGGCGGTGATGTTATTTATAAAGGCTTTGAGGATGGGATTGTGCAGCTGAAGTTGCAGGGTTCGTGCACCAGCTGTCCCAGTTCCATCATCACCCTGAAGAACGGGATACAGAACATGCTCCAGTTCTACATCCCTGAAGTGGAAGGTGTGGAACAG GTTGTTGATGACGATGATGATATGGAGAAAGAAGCAAATTCTACTTGA